In Capsicum annuum cultivar UCD-10X-F1 chromosome 8, UCD10Xv1.1, whole genome shotgun sequence, the genomic window ataaataaataaattcaatgtGTGTGCATGGACCTCGAGTTTAGAGTTCACCTTCACTCAGCAGAGTGGTACTTATTATCGACCTGGACTGATAAGTATCACAGTAACAGTAGCTGTTGTTCAGCACCTGTAAGTGGTGCTATACTGTGTGAATGTTTTTATGATgctaaactttttaaaaaataattgtgtgaagtgtttatcatatttgaaGTATCCTAATCATTGGAAATGTCTTATTTACATACTGGACTTGTTGAATTGGCCATTTTTATACTCCAATTACTTATTCTTTGCTGAAATGCTCTGCAGTTCCCTCTTCTGTCCAAGAGTGCCTCTTTGCAAAAGCTGGTTTCTAATGCAAGTGAAGGGAATTGTGACGAAGTTGACATTCATGACATTCCTGGAGGACCTAGTGCTTTCGAAATATGTGCTAAGTTTTGTTACGGCATGACTGTTACACTGAATGCTTATAATGTCATTTCTGCAAGGTGTGCTGCTGAGTATCTCGGTATGCATGAAAGTATCGAGAAAGGAAACCTTATTTACAAGATTGATGTTTTCCTCAACTCAAGCATTTTCCGGAGTTGGAAAGATTCAATAATAGCTCTTCAAACTACCAAGTCTCAATCACGCTTGTGCGAGGAACTGAAGTTGTTCAGCCACTGCATTGATGCTGTAGCATCCAGGGCTTCAGTTGATGTTTCCAGGGTGGATTGGTCCTATACCTATAATCGTAAAAAGCTTCCAGAGGAGAATGGAAATGATCCTACCTTGAATGGAATTAGAAGCCGCACGGTGCCAAAAGATTGGTGGGTTGAGGACTTATGTGAGCTTGAAGTAGATCTGTTTAAGCGGGTGGttgtcaccataaaaaataaaggGATTGTTTCTTCTGACGTAATTGGAGAAGCTGCCAAAGCTTATGCATATAGAAGGTTTCCAGGCTTTAATAAAGGTGTCTTCCAATTCAATGATGTCTCCAAATGTCGCCCAATATTGGATACGGTGGTATGGCTATTGCCCTCTGAGAAAGGTAGCGtctcttgtagtttcttgttaaAATTGCTAAAGGCATCAATTTCACTCGACTCTGGAGAGATGGTGAAGGCAGAGCTAGTTAAAAAAATAGGACAACAATTGGAGGAAGCATCTGTGAATGATCTTTTGATTCGAGCAGCAGATGGGGAAGGAACCATATATGATGCCCGTGTTGTCCAGAAAATACTAGAAGTGTTTATGATGAGAGACAAGGACTCTGAACCTCAGCTGGAAGATGGAGATGAAATTCAGGAGGTCCGAAGGCCAGGG contains:
- the LOC107840186 gene encoding BTB/POZ domain-containing protein NPY2, giving the protein MKYMKLGSKPDTFQTDGNNVRYVASELASDIAVNVGDVKFYLHKFPLLSKSASLQKLVSNASEGNCDEVDIHDIPGGPSAFEICAKFCYGMTVTLNAYNVISARCAAEYLGMHESIEKGNLIYKIDVFLNSSIFRSWKDSIIALQTTKSQSRLCEELKLFSHCIDAVASRASVDVSRVDWSYTYNRKKLPEENGNDPTLNGIRSRTVPKDWWVEDLCELEVDLFKRVVVTIKNKGIVSSDVIGEAAKAYAYRRFPGFNKGVFQFNDVSKCRPILDTVVWLLPSEKGSVSCSFLLKLLKASISLDSGEMVKAELVKKIGQQLEEASVNDLLIRAADGEGTIYDARVVQKILEVFMMRDKDSEPQLEDGDEIQEVRRPGILSEASKLMVAKLVDGYLTEIAKDPNLPLSTFVGLAEMVSNFPRPGHDSLYRAIDMYLKEHPGISKSERKRICKLMDCKKLSVDACAHAVQNERLPLRVVVQVLFFEQVRANASSGSSTPDLPKAIRDLNSTSYGSSRSATTNTEEDWDAAASAEELRALRGELKALRMGNGGTHDKVNGGDTKSHADRAAMNKMKGLLMSKRLFSKIWSNKGGQGENSGSDSSESLGSANLEEAKSTPSRKGRHSVS